From the genome of Candidatus Hydrogenedentota bacterium:
CCGCTTGTGCCGAATGTGACAATAGCATGGCAGGATCTGCAAGGGCATGCAACGAACGTGAACTTGTCAACGGCAATTACGGATCAGTGAGGATGAATTCAATGAAGCGACGCATGTATGGATTCACGCTTTTGGAAACCACTATGTCCATTGCCCTTCTTTCCATCTTGGGGGTTCTGACCATTACGGTGATAAATTCGATGAATGCGGGAGTGGCAATCTCGACAACGAAGGCACGTGCACAGGGGGGTGTGCGGGACGTTTTGGTTGCCTTGAACGCCGAACTTGAACAAGCCTCAAAACAAACGAATTCCAGCCTGAATCCCCCGCTTCAGCCCCTTACCCTACTGAGCGCTTCTTCTGTACGATTTCAAGTGCCAGCAGACAACCTTGGCACCTCATATTCACAACCGATTACATATACTTTTGTCAACGAGGATGCGAATGGGAACGGCTTGCTGGATGCAAATGAAGACACCAACGGCGACGGCGCGCTTACCCGTTGTATCATGCGAGCCCAAGCCGGCGTTCCACAGCGGGTAGTGGGTGGAATCAACGATTTAGCCAATGTGCAATTTTCACTGAATGCCGCCAACGATGTCCTCACAATAACGGTTACCTCGGCCTGTGTTGCAAATACTCGCCGCCGTGATCTTGTCTGGGCCACTGCCAGCAGCAGTGTTTATCTTCAGAACTAGAGCAGGCAATTTGGGAAAGGAGGGCAGCCTCATGCACTTTCCAATACAACGACTCAATAATAATCGGGAAGGGATGGCGCTCCTAGTGGCGTTGATGGCGGTTATCATGGTTTCCGGTGCTGTGGCAATAGTAATGGTTATGGTCCACACTTCGGCCCAATTTACCAATCGCGCCAACAACGACGTTATTTTGGATGAGGCGTGCAAGGCAGCCGTAGACATGGCCATCGAACGCGTCTGGAACCAGTACATCGTGGGTAATGGCAATACCACAGGCAATCTGGCGTCCTATCGCCTGTTTATCAATAACATCGTCGGAAATAACGAGGTTCTCAACGGTGTTCAACGGGACTACAATGGCGACGGAACCATTTCACTCAATCCACCGGCTGTTATTTATTCCCAAGACAACACGCGCCTATTGCCGAACGGCGCGGTGATCACCGGCCTGGAAATTGCGCGGTGCGACGAGACATCGAGTGTGATACTGACACTGGTGGCCACAGCCCAGGTCATCACCGGCCCCGAGCCACAAACCAAGAGCATTACGCAGACAGTAAAGATTTCCGGAGCACCCTTTGCGGGATTCCAGTTTGCCGTGCTGGCCAACAATATCAACTGTATTTTATGCCATGCGCAATTTTTGAACATGGACATGTATAAACTGGCCAGCAATGGCGACATCGTCATGAAGACCAATGCGGAACGCGCATACGGCACTTCTGATCGCATCAAAGTGGCCGCACTTGAATCATTGTTGATCCGTACCAACGAAGCTGATTCGCTTAACGCAGGCAGCTGGTACACGCGTGGCAACGTATACGACAAGAATGGCAATTTGTTGAGTGCTAGCGGGATTACGGCCGCTTTCACTAGCGGAAAGTTCGGCGCCTATGCGTTCAGCAGCACAAACGGTAAAATCACTCAGAATTCGAGTACGGGTGCGATGACTAGCGTTGCGCTGACGAATGCCGCTGTTTCCAATGGATCGCCCGAGCAATTCGCCAACCTGTATCTGAATTATCCCAAGGAAACTGCCAAGATGACAGACGGTCCTTTGCCAGAGACATTTCCTCCGCCGTTTCCGGATGAGAACAATAATCGAGTTGTGGATACCGCCGAATTCGTAAAGACAATGAATACGGCCAATGGATCCATAACGGGTGGTATCGCCGTTGGCGTGCCACCTGACGGTGCCTATGACGGCGCGACATTGCCCACCAGCGCCGATTCCACCACGATGACCCAATTAGCCAATGGTAAATACGATGGAAACCTGATCCTCGTGGGCACCGAAAGCAATCCAATCGTCATTGACAAAAATGTAGCCGTAAATGGGGACGTCGTAATCAAGGGAGTCGTCAAGGGATATGGCGCCCTTCAGGTTAGGGGCAATGTATACGTTGTCGGTGATGTAACCTATGCGGATGCTCCCGGCAAATTCGGCGAAGCGGCCGATGGGACGGAAAACGCGTTTGCGCTTGAGGCGGGCGGAAATATATTGATGGGCGACTATACGACGAGACGCGCGAAGAACAACTACGTAGCAACAAAAAGCGGAACCGGCTATATTGATTCGGTAGATACAGGTGTATGGCAGGGAAAATTTACGCGCGTGGACCAGGCCGTCGCGACGGCCACCATGAGCAACGGTAAAACCACGAACGTCGGTTACATGGATCCCAGCGTGGTGGATCCCGGCGTTGTTCCGGCGGGAGCCGGCACTGTCACGAGCACATACACCTACAAGGACTCCAACAATAAGACGCACACCGTGAAGGTTCAGCCGGAAAGCCAATGCAGCTTTACCACGTCGGAACTCATGCTGTTCAATCGCATGGAGTACCAGAAATGGGCACCGCCGGGAAGTGCCGACCATAACCCCAACTATTATATTCCAAATTATACCCCCCGGTATTACAAGCTCCGTGACGATGCCGGAATCTATATGTACCGCGTGACGAGTAGTACCGCCCCTGATCTCATTGAGCACGTGGTAAATTATGCCAGTCCGGGCGTTACTGCGTTGTCCACGAACCCTTCGGATACTTATTTTATGGGAACTAATGCCACTGTGATGAGCCTTGCCCCTAAGAACGGGTGGATTAGTGAAAGCACCCTGCGTAAAATCTGGTATGACGACGAAGCCTACCGCCGCGCCAATCCTTCAGTCGCCAACGAGTCTGTCAATTATTCACCGTTCCGGTTCGATGGATTGCTGTATACAAACAATAGTATCTTCGGGGTAATACGAAGCAACGGACGGCACAAGTCGCAGATGTACGGAAAGTTGTGGATTCGTGGTGGTATCGTTTGCGCTGACCTTGGATTGTTGTCAACGGACAACGCACATACCTCTACGAGTTCCCCCTACTATGGCGGCATTGAAGTGTATTACGACAAGCGTGTAACCGCTTTCTTGAACATCGTGGATCCGACCCAGGTGGTTTTCGCCCGTTCGGTGTATCAACGATAGACGAGAAAAGCAAAAGGAGAGCGAATCATGAAAAAACACTTGATTTTGGCAGCCATGTTGTGTGTCACGCCATGGGTATTTGCCGACACGGTCCATTTCTCGGATGGCTCGTATCTGGATGGCGTGGTGTCTTATCCCGACAGTGAGACAATCATGATCGATATTGTTACGCGAAAGCTGTCCTTCAGCACCAGTCTTGTTTCACGTGTCGAAAGCAACTCGAAGACTGGCGACGAGTCACAGGTAACCGAAGCGCTGGCCAAACAACAGAAAATTGCATTGGAAGTCCGTACGGGCATGACGGAAGAAGAACGAGACCGTGTTCGCGCGGCGATGAGTCCGTTGTGGTCGGATGACGAGGCGAAGCGGAACGACGCACGCCGAAAACTTGCCGATCTGAACAAGGAATTGCCTGTCTTCCAGTATATAGATGCCAGTCTTCCGTATACGAAAGGCACTGTTGCGCCGGAACTTTTACGGGTGCTGGTGGAACTTGATGCTGATAACGCCAAGGATGTTCTCTCTCGCTTCACCATTAATCCAGATCCGGCCATCAGGGCGACGGTGCTTGAATTGCTGGCCACATACAAAGACGCGGATGATGTTGAGACCATCGCGGATGGCACAATCGATCTGGAACAATCGGTGCGCTTCCGAGCCGCACGCGCCTTGGGTGTATGTGGCCATAAAACGGCAACACCGGTCCTTCTGAAAGGCATGGAAAGTTCGGATCCGCAATTGCGAAACGCTTCCAAGTCCGCATTGCAGGATATCTGGGCTTCCGATAGCGCGGCAGCTAATCTTGACACAGTCGAGCAGTGGAAAGAATTCTGGAATGTCAAAAGCGCCAGTGTCGAAAATGCCATTGATCCAGCCAAGTTGACGTTGTTGGTTACCCAAGAAGATATTGACAAGGCAACAGCGTCACACGACGAATAAAAGAAAAAGAAAAAATAGTGATGAAGAAAAACACGCCTGGGAACCCCTTTTCGTCAAGGGGTTCCCAGGTGTTCGGCGAGCTTGAGCGCCGACGAAAAGGCGATATCGCCGCTGCAGCCTTCGCCGCGGGTCGTGTCGCCGATGAAAAAAAGCCCGCGCACATCGCGCGAGACGATATCCGGCCGGTTGGGATAGGATTGGGCGGGTGTCAGCATATTGCCATTGACCACAGGGATGAGCAGGCGGCGTTCCTCGCGGACTTTGCCCGGAAGACCAAGGAAGACCTCCCCCATGATGCGCTTGATGGTTGCTTCCGCCCGATCCGCCTCGCGGGCGGTTGCTTCGGCATCCGGCGGCAGCAGCAACCCCCATGTGGAGACGCATTGCCCATCCGGGGCCATGCCGGGGGCGTTGTTGCTGCGCAGTTTGACCCATAGCGGCAAATCCACACCGAGCATGCTGCCGGGAGGGGGCGCCGAGGATTCGTCGAACACAAAATCAATGCTGACACCCCGGGACGGCCGGATCTGTCGGACGTAACGCACAAAATCCGGCGCGAAATGCTCATCCGAGACCAGATCGAACAACTGGAACAGCGGAAAGGCCGTGACAACCCGCGCCGCCCGGTAGCGCGCGCGATCGGTGCGCACGCCGGTCGTCGCGCCGTTTTCGATTTCGATGGCATGAACGCGCTCGGCGCGATGCAGCAGGCCGCCCTGCCGGGTAAAAACGCGCTCGAGCGTGCCGAGGGTTTGCGTCATGCCGCCCAGCGGTTCCCCCTGTTTGACTGGGGCTGCGGCCGCGCGCTTCAGAAAGTGGATGACCTCTCCCGCCGAAACGCGGTCCGGATAGGGCAGCATGACCGTCAATCCGAGAAAAGACAGAAACCGACCGACTTCCGGATTGCGAAACCGCTCACGATACCAGTCCATCAGCGTTGCGCCGTACCACAGGTCCGGATTTTCGCCCAACAGCCGCCTGTACACCCGTAGAAACGCAAGACGGGCGGGAAGGGACATCAGGCGCGATCGCAAAAAGCCGAGGGGGCCTTCCGGACGCGGATAGAGCCGGCCGTCGCGATAGAGGTATGCGCGGGCGTTCGCCGGTTCGGCCCAACGGATGGTCTCGCCCAGTTCGCGGAAGACCCGGGCGGCCATTCCATCCGGGCCCAAGCGGTGCGAATGCTGCCCGTACTCAAAGACAATACCGTCGCGCTCGATATACGAGGCGCGTCCGCCCACGCGGCTCGATCGCTCCAGCAGCAACACCCGCCAGCCGCGTTTCGCCAGCAGCGCCCCGGCCGACAGGCCGGCCAGCCCCGCGCCGATGATTGCGACATCGTATTCGCCGTTTGCATCCATGTTCATCGGAAACCGTTATGCGCCAAAACGCGACGGCGTCGCAACTTGTCGAAATGTTGACGGTTTGGGGCGGGACATAGAATAATGCCGCCTTTACGGATGGAACGGGAGAGACCAACATGCGAAACCGGTACACGAGTTGGCTGCTTGGGCTTATGGCGCTGGCGGCGTGGTCCGCGGCGGGCGAAACGGCGTCGCTGCTTATCCTGCACACGAACGACGTCCACGATCATGTCCGGACGGGCTACGAAGGGGTGGGCGGCCTTCCGTATGTGGCCGGATATGTCGCCAAGGCCAGGGCCGAACGTCCGGACGTGTTGCTGCTCGATGCGGGCGACGTGACCGAAAAAGGCGACATGGCCGCGTTTGCATCGAAAAGCCTTCTTACCTACGAGGCCATGGACCGCATCCGCTACGATGCCGTTACCATCGGCAATCACGAAGCCAAACACGGCATCGAGTATATACGTGAATGCCAGGCGCGCATGCCGCACGTGCCGCTGCTCTGCATCAACTGGACCGACAAGGACGGCGCCCTGCTTTTTCCGGCCTCCAAGATATTCGATGTGCAAGGCGTCAAGGTGGCCGTCATCGGCATGACCCTGCCCAAGACCTACCCGCTGATGAACACAGACCAGACGGCCGAGGCGCTTGAGCGGGAGGCCGGGCGTCTCAAGCTGGAATCGCACATCCAGGTCGCGTTGTGTCATCTCGGCTCGAAAGCGGCGGAGGAATTGAGTGAACGCGCGCCGGAAGTGGATGTGTTCGTTTCGGCGCACACGCACGAGTTGCTGAAAAAACCCGTGGTCGCGAAAAAGACGGGCGCCCTCATCGTGCAGGCCGGCATGTATGCGCGGCACGTCGGGCGTCTTGAACTGGCCGTGGACCTCGATGCGAAGAAAATCGTCTCTTTCGAGGGCGAAGTCGTCGAGATGAACGGCGCGGCCGTTCCGTGCGACAACGCGATGCGGGACTGGATTGCCGCGCGCGAACAAGAACTCTGTCCCGAGGCGGCGCGCGTCGTCGGGCATGCGTCGAAACCGGTCACGGCGGACGGCATGGCCAAGCTCGCCGCCGTGGCGATACGGAAACGCGCCGGCACGGACATCGCCTTCTGCAATACCGGCCAGATCATGCGCAGTCCGTTGCCCAAGGGCGATATTGACGTGAACGCGATCTTCGCGACGGGCGGCCAGCGCGGACACGAACTGATCAAGACCCGCCTTACCGGCGCGCAGATTCAGGCCTATATGCTGGGTTTGTTGCGGGAAGGAAAGGGCATTTCGCAATGGGCCGGTTTCAAGGCGACAATCGTTCCCGGCGGCGCCCGATCCGAATGGGGCTTCCGCACGGGCCTCAAGCCGGGCAAGTCCTATAGCATCGCGATGCCCAAACTCGAATGGGAAACCCGGTTTCTGAAAGTCATGGACAAGAACGCCGTCCTTCCGCCCGTCGAACCGTGCGATTTCTCGTTCACCGACGCCGTGACGGCCTATGTGGAGGGCCTCACGAAGGACGGCAAGACGATTGACGCCGAAGTCGAAATGCTGGGCACGGCCCATGCCGCCGGAAGCAACGGCAGTATGGGCGAATAAAATCCAACGCCGAGCCTCAGTACGCTTCGGCGTTCATGATTTCGTACCGGTATCCCTGCTCGGTGAGAAATAACTGGCGCTTGACGCTGTAATCCTGGTCGCAGGTATCTTTCGACACGAGCGAATAGAACCGCGCAACGCTTCCGTTGGCCTTCGGGCGGAGGATGCGTCCCAGGCGCTGGGCCTCTTCCTGGCGCGACCCGAATGTGCCGGACACCTGGATGGCGACGTTGGCGTCGGGAAGGTCTATGGCGAAATTCGCCACCTTCGACACGATCAGCAATTTGATTTCGCCGTTGCGAAACGCGCCATAGAGGCGTTCCCGTTCCTTCGTTGATGTGCGTCCGGTAATCAGCGGCGCCTTGAAGCGTTTCGTGAGCAGCTTGAGCTGGTCGAGGTATTGGCCGATTACGAGGACATTGTCGTCGCGATGGCGCTCGATGAGTTCCTCGCACAAAGCCTCCTTGACGGGGTTCGTCGAGGCGATGCGGAACTTGTCGCGCTTATTCGCGATGGCGTAGCGGAAGCGTTCCTCCTCGGGCAGCCGCACACGCAACTCGGTGCAAACGGCCTGTGCAATCCAGCCCTGTTTTTCGAGGACCTTCCAGGGAACATCGTACTTCTTCGGGCCGATAAGGCTGAAAACGTCGTCCTCGCGCGCGTCCTCGCGCACCAGCGTGGCCGTCAGGCCCAACCGCCGCCGCGCCTGCAGCGTGGCCGTCGCGCGGAACACCGGGGCGGGCAGCAAGTGGACCTCGTCGTAGATGATCAGTCCCCAATTGCCTTCGTCGAACAGGCCGAAATGGACAAAGGGGCTGTCCTTGGCCTTGCGATACGTCAGGATTTGGTAGGTGGCAATCGTGACCGGCTTGATTTCCTTGAGGTCGCCGCTGTATTCGCCGATCTGATCCGCCGTCAGGGTGGTCTTGTCAAGCAGTTCGTTGCGCCATTGCCGGAGCGCGACCGTGTTGGTGGTCAGGATAAGCGTGTGCGTTTGCAAGGCATGAATGACGCCAATGCCGACGATCGTCTTGCCCGCCCCGCACGGCAGCACGACCACCCCGCTTCCGCCGTAGTTGGATCCCCGCATGTGAAACGCCTCCACCGACTCGATCTGGTAGCGGCGCAGGGAAAATGGATAACCGCCCAGCGCCCTTTCCCGCAGGGCCAGTTCGAGGGGGGAGCCGGCCACGTATCCAGCCAAATCCTCGACGGGAAAACCCAGTTTGATCAGCGCGCATTTCACATTGCCGCGATCTTCGGGCTTGACGAAGATCCGCGTGCGATCGGGCGATCCGGTGATGAAGGGTTGCAACGACCGCTGATTCAGCAGTTCCGTGATGAGCAGCGTGTTCTGGGATTCGAGGATCAGACGGCCCTTCTCGTCCTTGAACAACTTGAGCTGGCCGTACCGGGCGATGTTGTCCTCGACGTCCGCAATGACGTTCTGCGGAACCTCGTACTTGCTGAACCGTCGGAGGTTCTCGATGATGGCCGAGGCTTTCATGCCAGACGCTGCCGCGTTCCAGAGCGAAAGCGGGGTCACGCGGTAGGTGTGGATGTGCTCCGGGGATTTCAGCAATTCCGCGAAGACCGACAACGCGTCGCGTGCGTCCTCGAACGCCGGATTGTCCGTTTCCAGAAGAATGGAACGGTCCGACTGCACGATCATGGGTTTATATGCGTCTTGGGTCATAAGCCGGAAGTGTAGCATAAACACGCCCCGGCTTCATTCCTATACGCGCTATATACCTATGTCAATGAGTGATTCCGACGGCCTCTTGGCCGTTCGTCCTTTGCGTTCTTTTCCCTTTGAAGCTTCCGTACTTGAGAGTACGGATTTCTTGAGATAAAAGGATAAGAATTTTCATGAAGATTGGCATTTCCAGGCAATTTCATGTCGGATCAGGCAACGAGATCTTCTGTTGAAATTGAAAATGTCCACTTTGTAGCGCCGATTTCCAAATCGGCATGTCGTGTTTCAGCAAGCCGATTTGGAAATCGGCGTTACATTCCGAGACCTCCACGACTCCGTGAACACGGTACTCTCAAGTTCCGTAAAACGCCGGCTGGCCGCTTCGGGTGCGTTTGCCCGGCTTTCGACGCGATTCCAACATTTTTGAGAAAAATGTGGTATTATCAATTGGAACGAGGAAATTATCGTGGCGGGGCATGGCGACAAAACGGAGGGAGCGAAACACGTTTCGTACGGGAAAGGGTATGCGCGGTCATGAAGAAACAAGCGGGAATTGTCGTGTGGGCCGTTCTGGCGGGAATGGCTCTGTGCGGAGTTTCGGGGGCGGAGATATCCTACCGATTCGAGCGGATGTGGCCGACCCTGCGGCAGCCGTGGTATTTCAACAGTCCGTATGCGGTTGCCTGCGATCCATTGGGCGCCGTCTATGTCGCTGATGCCCGAAACCATCGGGTACAGAAATTTTCGTCCCGCGGCGAATTTATCACGGCATGGGGTACGGAAGGGACGGGCGCCGGCCAGTTCGATGAACCCGCCGGCCTCGCGGTGGATTCGAACGGCCATGTGCTCGTGGCGGACCGGGGCAACAGCCGCGTGCTCCGGTTTACGGCGTCGGGTGTTTTTATCGCCGAATGGGGCGGCGGTGTGCTGGCCCATCCCGAAGGCATTGCGGTGGACGCCTTTGGGACAATCTATGTGGCGGACACGTTGAACCACCGGATTGCGGTCTTTGATTCCAACGGCACGCTGGTGGACTCGTGGGGCGCGCGGGGGTCGGGCAACCGGCAGTTCGACAGGCCCGACGGCATCGCACTCGATGCTTCCGGCAGGATATACGTGGCGGAATACGGCAATCACCGGGTCCAGGTGCTTGCCAAGGACGGCTCTTTTGTGGCGGTTTGGGGCACGGAAGGGAGCGACAACGGCCAGTTCCTCACTCCGACGGACGTGGCCGTGGACGCCCAAGGTTATGTCTATGTGACGGATGAAGGACAGTGCCGCGTGCAGAAATTCGACACGTCGGGCGCCTTTGTGACGGCGTGGGGCCGGCAGGGTTACGGGCGCGGCGAATTTGATATTCCGGACGGCATCGCCGTGGCGCCGAACGGCCAGATCTTCATGACGGATCGGGGCCGGCATGATTATGTTCATGTGTTTTCACCCGACGGCGCGCACATGGCGACGTGGGGCAGCCAACTTACGGGACCGAACGAGTACAACGGGCCGGTGGCGCTTGCGAAGGACACGACGGGCAACATCTACGTTGCGGATATCGGCAACGCGCGCATTCAGCGGCTGGACGCCGACGGACGCTTCAACGCCATCTGGGGACCGGCGCCGGACGAACCGGGCGCGACGGCCAAACCGTTCGACATCGCCATTGCCTCGCAGGGCTATGTGTATGTGGCCGACCGGCAGGATCAGCGCATCCGGCGCTACGGCATGGACGGGACATTCCAGATTGAGTTCGGCGGTTCGGGGGGCGGGGAAGGCCAATTCCTGGCAAGCCTGTATATTTGCGTGGATCCCGCCGGCAACGTCTACGCCTCGGATGAACTCAACCATCGCATCCAGAAATTTACCGCGAACGGCAACTATCTCGGGCGTTTCGGTCTGGAAGGTTCCGGTCCCGGCCAGTTCAGGTATCCCCGTGGCCTTACTTTTGCGGGCGGACATCTCTATGTCGCGGACAGCGGCAACCATCGAATCCAAAAACTCACCTCCAACGGCGTATTCGTGGCCCAGTGGGGAAGTGAAGGAAACGGCCCCGGCCAGTTATCGAATCCGAGGACGGTCGAAGTGGGACCAGGAGGCGAGGTGTTCGTGGCCGACGAGGGCAACAACCGGATTCAGCGGTTCACGACGGACGGAACCTTCGTGGCGGAATGGGGCGGATTCGGCCATAGCCCGGGTCTGCTGTCCGGTCCATGGGATGTGCTTGCCTTGGATAACGATCGGGTCCTCGTCGCGGATTATCTGAATAACCGCCTGCAGCGTTTCCGCGCGATAACACAGGCCGCGAATGTCAAGGCGGTCATTGTGGCGGGCGGCGGACCCTTTCCCGGCAATCAATTGTGGGACACAACGGAACTTTGCGCGAATTTTGCCTACCGCACGCTGACTTATCAGGGATACGACAAGTCCACCATTTATTATTTGTCCTCCGATCTCGGTCTGGATCTCGACAATAACGGCGTAGCCGACGACGTGAACGCCGCCGTGACGCGGGACAATCTGGCATCGGCAATGACGCAATGGGCTTCGGACTCGGACAGCCTGGTGGTTTACCTGGTGGATCACGGGGGAGTGGGCACGTTCCGCCTGAGCGAAACGGAAACGCTGGCCGCCGCGGATTTTGTCGCGATGCTGGCAAACGCCCAGAATGTCGTAAACGGACCGGTCACGGTCGTGATTGATGCATGCCATTCCGGGTCTTTTGTCGAGTTGCTGGCCAAGAACGGCCCTGCCAATCGTATCCTGGTCACGAGCACCCCGCCGGAACAACCAGCCTATTTCCTCGGACTCGGCAGCGTGTCGTTTTCGAGTTTCTTCTGGAGCGAAATTTTCAATGGACAAAGCGTGGGCGAGGCGTTTCGGATAGCAAGCGAAAGCCTTCAACCGTCGGTGCCGCTGCAAGTGCCGATGCTTGACGCCAACGCCGACGGCCAAGCCAATGGAACCGCCGACTTGTCGGCGGCCAATGCCGTCTGGCTCGGCGGAACGGATCTTTCTTCGGACAAGCCTGCGATCGGGCAAGTCTCTTCCGGCCAGATCATCAGCGGAACCGCCTCGGCCTCTTTCATGGTGTCCGATGTGACGCCCGAAGAAGATACCGCGAAGGTCTGGGCGGTTATCCGGGCGCCTTTCAATCCCACCCAGGCGCAGACGTCCGGCAAGGCCGTGCTCGACATGCCGACGACGATTATGTGGCCGACGGAGACGCCGGGCGTCTATGAAGGCCGCTACGACGGATTTACCACGCCGGGCACCTATCAGATCGCCGTATATGCCCAAGACCGCTCGTTGAACGTGTCCACGCCCAAGATTACGTCGGTATCGGTGGACACTCCCTTGCGGCGGCGCGCGATCATCGTGGGCGGCGCCGAACGCGCCGATGCACCCGCCGACATCATAGACCAGAACACGACGCTGGCCTATGAAACCCTGCGTTTTCAGGGCTATACGGACGACGACATCCGGTTTTTCAGCCCGAGAGCCGTCTCGACCGGCGTGGACGCCGCGCCGTCGCTCGGCGGCCTCGAATCGTCCCTAAAAACATGGGCCGCGCAGGAAACCCAGGATCTCGTCCTTTACATGATAGGCGCGGGCGGCGCCGGACGTTTTGAATTGAACAGCGGCGAAACTTTGCTGGCCGCTTCGCTGAACATCTGGCTCGACACGCTCTAGGCCACGCTGCCGGGGCCTGTCGTCGTTATCTACGATGCCTGCGCGTCGGGCAGTTTCCTTCCCTTCCTCGCCGCCGGAACGCAAATGGCGCGTATCGTCGTCTCAAGCACGCAGGCGGACGCGTCCGCCGCATTTTCCATCCAAAGCGGCCTGTCGTTCTCCCAGTTTTTCTGGAGGCAGATCCTCAACGGCGCCCATGTGCGCAACGCATACCAGCACGCCGCCAACGCGGTGCGCTTTGGCAAGAATGCGCGCAAACCGCAATTGGACGACAACGGCGACGGCGTATACGACACGCGCACGGACGGCGCACTGGCCCGAACGTTCAACATTGGCATGGGGATTTTGCTGGCGGGCGACGAACCCATGATCGGGGCTATTTGCGAGGAGCAGGTTCTCGGCGGCGGCAAGATGGCCAAGAACGGCGGGCAAACTTCCGCCACC
Proteins encoded in this window:
- a CDS encoding SMP-30/gluconolactonase/LRE family protein, producing the protein MKKQAGIVVWAVLAGMALCGVSGAEISYRFERMWPTLRQPWYFNSPYAVACDPLGAVYVADARNHRVQKFSSRGEFITAWGTEGTGAGQFDEPAGLAVDSNGHVLVADRGNSRVLRFTASGVFIAEWGGGVLAHPEGIAVDAFGTIYVADTLNHRIAVFDSNGTLVDSWGARGSGNRQFDRPDGIALDASGRIYVAEYGNHRVQVLAKDGSFVAVWGTEGSDNGQFLTPTDVAVDAQGYVYVTDEGQCRVQKFDTSGAFVTAWGRQGYGRGEFDIPDGIAVAPNGQIFMTDRGRHDYVHVFSPDGAHMATWGSQLTGPNEYNGPVALAKDTTGNIYVADIGNARIQRLDADGRFNAIWGPAPDEPGATAKPFDIAIASQGYVYVADRQDQRIRRYGMDGTFQIEFGGSGGGEGQFLASLYICVDPAGNVYASDELNHRIQKFTANGNYLGRFGLEGSGPGQFRYPRGLTFAGGHLYVADSGNHRIQKLTSNGVFVAQWGSEGNGPGQLSNPRTVEVGPGGEVFVADEGNNRIQRFTTDGTFVAEWGGFGHSPGLLSGPWDVLALDNDRVLVADYLNNRLQRFRAITQAANVKAVIVAGGGPFPGNQLWDTTELCANFAYRTLTYQGYDKSTIYYLSSDLGLDLDNNGVADDVNAAVTRDNLASAMTQWASDSDSLVVYLVDHGGVGTFRLSETETLAAADFVAMLANAQNVVNGPVTVVIDACHSGSFVELLAKNGPANRILVTSTPPEQPAYFLGLGSVSFSSFFWSEIFNGQSVGEAFRIASESLQPSVPLQVPMLDANADGQANGTADLSAANAVWLGGTDLSSDKPAIGQVSSGQIISGTASASFMVSDVTPEEDTAKVWAVIRAPFNPTQAQTSGKAVLDMPTTIMWPTETPGVYEGRYDGFTTPGTYQIAVYAQDRSLNVSTPKITSVSVDTPLRRRAIIVGGAERADAPADIIDQNTTLAYETLRFQGYTDDDIRFFSPRAVSTGVDAAPSLGGLESSLKTWAAQETQDLVLYMIGAGGAGRFELNSGETLLAASLNIWLDTL